The following is a genomic window from Afipia sp. P52-10.
GCATTGCATTAGGAAAATAACGCCATAATTGGCTCTTACGATCATCTGCTACCGCGATATAATCAGCGTCGGGGAGAGAAGACCTGCGCAGCGATGTAAGCGGGTCCTGAGGGGACTGCCGGTCTAGCAACAGATGTCCAGTATCACTTCGACCATCGATATGCCTTTGCGGCGATCGATAGAGCAAACGTGCGACGATCTCGCGCTCCTGATGCTGGCCGCGATCGCGATCATCGCGTCCTTGACGTTCAAGGACTATGGCCTGGGCTGGGACGACTACACCCACGCCGAGTATGCCGAACTGCTGCTCAACCTCTACAAGTCCGGCTTCACCGACAAGAGCGCCCTCTCCTTCGTCAATCTCTACATGTATGGCGGTGGCTTCGATATGGCCGCCGCCTTGCTGCATAAGGTGCTCCCGCTCGAGCTTTTCGAAACACGTCGTTTGCTCGGTGCCCTTGTCGGCGTTATCGGCATTGCCGTGACCTGGCGCCTCGGCCGACGTGTGGGTGGCCCGATCGCCGGCCTCGCCGCGCTGATGCTGGTGGCGCTCTGCCCGGCATTCTACGGCCACATCTTCATGAACCCGAAGGACATCCCGTTCGCAATTGCGATGGTGGTCCTGATGCTCGGGCTGGTCCGGCTGGTCGAAGAATATCCGGCGCCGACGCCTCACACCGTGCTGATCGTCGGAACCGGCGTGGGCTTGGCTCTCGGCTGCCGGATCCTCGGCGGTTTCGCGCTCGTTTACGCTCTGATCGGCTTCGTACCGCTTCTGATCGAAGACGTTCGCGCACAGGGAATGCGCGAAGCGGTCCGGCGTGCGGTGCGGACGGTCTATATCCTGATCCCCGGCCTGATCTTCGGTTATCTGGTGATGGGATTGATCTGGCCGTGGTCGATTGTCGAACTCGACAATCCATTGAGGGCAATGACCTACTTCTCGGCTTTCTTCGAAAAGCCATGGAAAGAGCTCTTCAACGGGGCGCTCGTCTCCGTGCCTGACATGCCCTGGTCCTATCTGCCGACGCTCTTCGCGCTGAAGCTGCCGGAGGTGATGATGGTTCCACTGGCCATCGGCTTGATCGTCGCCGTGACTGCACAGGCTCGCCGTGATGTTCCCGCAAGGCGCAAGATGATCCTGATGATGATTGCGCTTGCAGCAACGCTGCCGTTGATGGTGGCCATGGTAAAGCGACCTGCTCTTTATAATGGCATCCGGCACTTCCTGTTCGTGATCCCGCCGATGGCGGTCATGGCCGGCGTCGGCGTCGCTTGGATTGTCGATCAGGTTAAAAAGCAGGGACCGCTGGCGCTCAGTGCCGTTGGCTTCGTATTCGCGGTCGCGCTCCTGCTGCCGCTGACCGAAATGGTCCGTCTGCACCCGTACCAATATACGTATTTCAATCACGTCGCCGGCACGGTCCGTGCTGCGGACTCGCTTTATATGCTCGACTACTGGGGTCTCGCCCTGAAGCAGGCATCCGAAGAGTTGCGCGAGCAGCTGGAAGAGCGACAGGAGGTCCCGCCCGCAAACCGGAAGTGGAAGGTCGCCGTGTGCGGACCGCAAAGACCAGCGCAGGTCGCCCTCGGACCGGAATTCAGCATCGGTTGGGATAGTCAGAGCGCGGATTTCGCCATGACGTTGGGCGAGTTCTACTGCAAGGGCCTCAATGCTCCGGTGCTGGTCGAGATCAAGCGCGATGACGTCGTCTTCGCGCGCGTCTACGATATTCGCGGCAGCAGCATTTCAAGCCTGTTGACGATCCCGGCGCCG
Proteins encoded in this region:
- a CDS encoding glycosyltransferase family 39 protein, whose protein sequence is MSSITSTIDMPLRRSIEQTCDDLALLMLAAIAIIASLTFKDYGLGWDDYTHAEYAELLLNLYKSGFTDKSALSFVNLYMYGGGFDMAAALLHKVLPLELFETRRLLGALVGVIGIAVTWRLGRRVGGPIAGLAALMLVALCPAFYGHIFMNPKDIPFAIAMVVLMLGLVRLVEEYPAPTPHTVLIVGTGVGLALGCRILGGFALVYALIGFVPLLIEDVRAQGMREAVRRAVRTVYILIPGLIFGYLVMGLIWPWSIVELDNPLRAMTYFSAFFEKPWKELFNGALVSVPDMPWSYLPTLFALKLPEVMMVPLAIGLIVAVTAQARRDVPARRKMILMMIALAATLPLMVAMVKRPALYNGIRHFLFVIPPMAVMAGVGVAWIVDQVKKQGPLALSAVGFVFAVALLLPLTEMVRLHPYQYTYFNHVAGTVRAADSLYMLDYWGLALKQASEELREQLEERQEVPPANRKWKVAVCGPQRPAQVALGPEFSIGWDSQSADFAMTLGEFYCKGLNAPVLVEIKRDDVVFARVYDIRGSSISSLLTIPAP